Proteins co-encoded in one Papaver somniferum cultivar HN1 chromosome 5, ASM357369v1, whole genome shotgun sequence genomic window:
- the LOC113281666 gene encoding HVA22-like protein a, translating to MGLGSFLKVVAQNFDILAGPLITLVYPLHASIQAIESKTPADDQQWLTYWVLYSMITLFELTFAKLIEWLPFWSYAKLIATGWLVLPYFSGASYVYEHFVRPMYVNPPNLNVWHVPWGKKNDLAKPEDVLTAAEKYIQEHGTEALEKLISTSRADKESRFSSSSNYMIFDGDYSHRYY from the exons ATGGGTTTAGGGAGTTTTCTGAAGGTGGTCGCTCAGAACTTTGATATTCTTGCTGG GCCTTTAATCACTCTGGTGTATCCCCT ACATGCATCAATTCAAGCAATTGAGAGTAAGACTCCAGCCGATGATCAACAATGGCTAACATATTGGGTTTTGTATTCCATGATTACTCTCTTCGAGCTTACCTTTGCCAAACTCATTGAATG GTTACCATTCTGGTCTTATGCGAAGCTGATTGCCACTGGCTGGTTGGTATTGCCTTACTTCAGTGGGGCATCATATGTCTATGAGCACTTTGTTAGACCGATGTATGTCAATCCACCAAACCTTAATGTTTGGCATGTCCCATGGGGAAAGAAAAATGACTTAGCTAAGCCAGAAGACGTGTTAACTGCTGCAGAGAAGTATATACAAGAGCATGGAACAGAAGCACTCGAGAAACTCATCAGCACTAGCAGG GCTGATAAGGAATCAAGGTTCAGTAGCAGTAGCAATTATATGATATTTGATGGGGATTATAGTCATAGATACTACTGA
- the LOC113281667 gene encoding proline-, glutamic acid- and leucine-rich protein 1-like, with protein sequence MAVFEYFDNMYDIRLKPKLLRSLIKDYLPDEKQPIPSPSQLSYIVSTIKTHGLLSECVSSNNNEPVEQKHMDKWKTTVDSWVERLLLLTSSKMPDKIWAGICLIGVTCQECSVDRFVASYSLWFQKLHSQIQSSSDSHFVKVATCASLSDMFTRLAGFSTMKKDATNNAGKLTQPILKQLAEESSEAVLDGAVDLLCTLIKYFPASVHRLYDSVEAVIVSKIMSGKCSAVMLKKFADCLALLPKIRGDEESWSLVMQKILISVNGYLTDAFQGLEEDSASREFLRLLVLPGKEPPPPLGGNLSVRTSNPAENRSEKLLLSRVSTLMLCCCTMLTNPYPVQVTIPVRPLLALVKRVLLVDGSLSEALMPFMTVMQQEFICSELPVLQLNSLDLLTAIIKGVRSQLLPYAADVVRLLTKYFKRCAFPPLRIKVYSITKILLISMGVGMALYLAQEVINNAFVDLVSLRNENSVASSSINAKAATDLNQPGNRKRKHGTVRGDQQSGVNLEVALLKSKSATPISVQIAALQALEALLTVGGALRSECWRSNIDLLLITVATNVCDGGWASEDKNASVSSGEQRTWANLQLAVLHALLASLLSPSRVCPPYLSRGLELFRRGKQETGTKLAEFCAHALRALEVLIHPRALPMTDFSSTHETFGQGFNQDNIFSSSKQNRFSGGILGMTEPDPDDDLYESWLGNGEETEAPVKNTDQEMKDAMVEPSTKEIQLTATDYPAGKGDGKGVAEEEKRDKFVVESERAQAPSGGDVGTTGEAVMEPTISVGVGERENKTTNKVIVAESSALDPNSKDGVTTVMEGNQMKSSKGVISAAVPSGDTPKTLSWKQIERQPGDDDSDLDSCPDIVYADPDSD encoded by the exons ATGGCGGTTTTTGAGTACTTCGATAACATGTATGATATAAGATTAAAACCTAAATTACTTCGTTCGTTGATAAAGGATTACTTACCAGATGAAAAACAGCCAATTCCAAGTCCGTCACAGCTATCATATATTGTTTCTACTATTAAAACTCATGGTCTTCTTTCTGAATGTGTTAGTAGTAATAATAATGAACCAGTTGAACAGAAGCATATGGATAAGTGGAAAACTACTGTTGATTCTTGGGTTGAAAGATTACTTCTACTCACTTCTAGCAAAATG CCAGATAAAATTTGGGCAGGAATCTGTTTAATTGGGGTTACTTGTCAAGAATGTAGTGTGGATCGATTTGTAGCGTCGTACTCTCTGTGGTTCCAAAAGCTTCACTCTCAAATTCAG TCGTCTTCAGATTCACATTTTGTGAAGGTTGCTACATGTGCTTCATTATCtgatatgttcacaag GTTGGCTGGATTTTCAACTATGAAAAAAGATGCTACAAACAACGCTGGGAAACTTACACAACCCATTCTGAAGCAATTAGCTGAAGAGTCCTCGGAGGCTGTGTTG GACGGAGCAGTTGATTTGTTATGCACCCTTATTAAATATTTCCCAGCATCTGTGCATCGCCTCTATGACAGT GTTGAAGCTGTTATTGTTTCAAAAATTATGTCAGGGAAATGCAGTGCTGTCATGTTGAAG AAATTCGCTGATTGCTTAGCATTGCTCCCAAAGATAAGGGGAGATGAGGAAAGCTGGTCGCTGGTGATGCAAAAAATTTTAATATCAGTAAACGGTTATCTGACTGATGCCTTTCAGGGTCTAGAAGAAG ATAGTGCATCTAGAGAGTTTCTTAGACTCTTGGTTCTACCAGGAAAGGAACCCCCTCCTCCCTTAGGTGGTAATTTGTCAGTTCGGACCTCAAATCCAGCAGAAAATAGGTCCGAGAAATTGCTACTATCCAGGGTTTCTACGCTAATGTTATGCTGTTGCACAATGCTAACCAACCCTTATCCTGTTCAG GTGACTATTCCTGTTCGGCCTTTACTAGCTCTAGTTAAGAGAGTTTTGCTAGTTGATGGCTCTTTGTCAGAAGCCTTGATGCCATTTATGACAGTCATGCAACAAGAGTTTATCTGTTCAGAGCTTCCAGTTTTGCAACTGAACAGCTTGGATCTTCTGACTGCAATAATCAAGGGAGTGCGCAG TCAACTGTTGCCCTACGCTGCAGATGTTGTCAGACTTCTAACAAAGTATTTCAAGAGATGTGCGTTTCCTCCGTTGAGGATAAAAGTGTACTCAATCACAAAGATATTACTGATATCCATGGGTGTTG GAATGGCACTATACCTCGCTCAGGAAGTAATCAACAATGCATTTGTAGATCTGGTTTCCCTTCGCAATGAAAACAGTGTTGCATCCTCCAGCATAAACGCAAAAGCTGCTACTGATTTAAATCAACCTGGCAACAGGAAAAGAAAGCATGGAACTGTACGTGGGGACCAACAGAGTGGAGTTAACTTGGAGGTGGCATTGCTCAAAAGCAAATCAGCGACTCCTATTTCTGTTCAGATAGCTGCATTACAGGCACTAGAAGCTCTTCTTACAGTG GGCGGTgctttgagatcagagtgttggcGATCAAACATTGATTTACTTCTGATAACTGTAGCAACAAATGTGTGTGATGGAGGTTGGGCCAGTGAGGATAAAAACGCTTCCGTTTCATCTGGTGAACAGAGAACTTGGGCAAATTTGCAGCTTGCGGTCTTGCATGCATTGTTGGCATCTCTTCTGTCCCCATCTCGTGTCTGCCCCCCATATTTGTCCAGGGGTCTTGAACTTTTTCGTAGAG GAAAGCAAGAAACAGGAACAAAACTCGCTGAATTCTGTGCTCATGCACTCAGGGCCTTGGAAGTGCTCATACATCCTAGGGCCCTTCCAATGACAGATTTTTCTAGCACCCACGAAACTTTTGGACAAGGGTTTAACCAAGATAACATATTTTCTAGTTCTAAGCAAAACCGATTTTCGGGAGGCATACTGGGTATGACTGAACCGGATCCAGATGATGACTTATATGAAAGCTGGCTAGGGAATGGAGAAGAAACTGAGGCCCCAGTTAAAAATACAGATCAGGAAATGAAAGATGCAATGGTTGAACCTTCTACTAAAGAAATTCAGCTGACGGCTACAGATTATCCAGCAGGAAAAGGTGATGGTAAAGGggttgcagaagaagaaaagagagataaGTTTGTAGTCGAGTCAGAGAGAGCCCAAGCGCCCTCAGGTGGAGATGTTGGGACTACTGGGGAAGCTGTTATGGAGCCCACAATTAGTGTCGGAGTTGGTGAAAGGGAGAATAAAACGACTAACAAAGTAATCGTAGCGGAAAGTAGTGCACTGGATCCTAATAGCAAAGATGGTGTAACTACTGTAATGGAAGGAAACCAAATGAAGTCGAGCAAAGGAGTCATTTCTGCGGCAGTTCCTAGTGGTGATACTCCTAAAACACTGTCTTGGAAACAAATAGAGAGACAGCCGGGAGATGATGACTCTGATCTAGATTCTTGTCCAGATATTGTATATGCAGACCCAGATTCTGACTAG